Proteins from a genomic interval of Pseudoalteromonas sp. MEBiC 03607:
- the pyrD gene encoding quinone-dependent dihydroorotate dehydrogenase: MFYDLARRFMFTRDAEWAHEFALNNLRRFAHTPLSAAWSQSVPNKPVNFLGLEFKNPVGLAAGLDKNAECIDAFSQMGFGFVEVGTVTPRPQAGNDKPRIFRLPESNAIINRMGFNNKGVDNLVNNVKAAKYDGILGINIGKNKDTPNEQGKDDYIHCMRKVFEHASYITVNISSPNTPGLRDLQYGEALDDLLQSLKNEQLDLAAKHNKQVPMLVKIAPDLDEIQIAQVSESLINNQIDGVIATNTTLERAAVQGQQYANEAGGLSGQPVRQRSTHVVSELKRLTDGKLPIIGVGGIDDADSAKEKFAAGADLVQVYTGFIYKGPELVKTILNGL, from the coding sequence ATGTTTTATGATCTAGCTCGCCGTTTTATGTTTACCCGTGATGCGGAGTGGGCTCATGAATTTGCACTTAATAATTTACGCCGATTTGCTCATACTCCATTGAGTGCAGCGTGGTCTCAATCTGTCCCTAATAAACCAGTTAACTTTTTGGGTTTAGAATTTAAAAATCCAGTAGGTTTAGCGGCAGGCTTAGATAAAAATGCAGAGTGTATTGATGCATTTTCACAAATGGGTTTTGGCTTCGTTGAAGTGGGTACTGTTACTCCTCGCCCTCAAGCTGGTAACGATAAGCCGCGTATTTTCCGTTTACCAGAATCAAATGCGATCATAAATCGTATGGGCTTTAACAACAAAGGCGTTGATAACCTAGTTAATAACGTAAAAGCGGCGAAATATGACGGTATTCTAGGTATAAATATAGGTAAAAATAAAGATACACCAAACGAGCAGGGTAAAGATGACTACATTCATTGTATGCGCAAAGTATTTGAGCATGCATCGTACATCACAGTAAATATTTCTTCACCAAATACTCCGGGTCTTCGTGATTTACAATATGGTGAAGCGCTTGATGACTTGCTACAAAGCTTAAAGAATGAACAACTTGATTTAGCTGCAAAGCATAACAAACAAGTGCCTATGCTTGTTAAGATCGCCCCAGATCTTGATGAAATACAAATTGCGCAAGTTAGTGAGTCATTGATCAACAATCAGATCGATGGTGTTATTGCTACAAACACCACACTTGAGCGTGCTGCAGTGCAAGGCCAACAATATGCAAACGAAGCGGGCGGTTTATCTGGACAACCAGTACGTCAGCGCTCAACCCACGTGGTTAGTGAGCTGAAGCGTTTAACTGATGGTAAGTTACCTATCATTGGTGTGGGTGGTATTGATGATGCAGACTCTGCAAAAGAAAAATTTGCAGCGGGTGCCGACCTTGTACAAGTTTATACTGGCTTTATTTATAAAGGCCCAGAATTGGTAAAAACGATCCTTAACGGCTTATAA
- a CDS encoding NAD-glutamate dehydrogenase, with amino-acid sequence MTRNEGQASVILDNVCKLIQKKVHADNVLLVEKFAKALYSNMSKEDLAHRNDSDLYGAALSLWNSLEKNNSDDAVVRVFNPEVAKDGWQSSHTIVEIIAKDMPFLVDSVRMAMTRENISSHLLLHSPLKIQRDKNAKITGISSLKAEQESTSTKTVFFIEIDRQTDAKVIESFKKELESVLVDVSIAVEDWQPIREKLIAVTKDLPKRHHNNNESEVAETVEFLDWLAKDNFTLMGYREYELSPVQGDYQLKGKKGTSLGLMKNTDEEHSRLLSELPEVARQEARSNNLLILTKTNSVSRVHRPAYIDYVGIKRFDEEGNVIGEDRFLGLFSSSFYNNSAADVPVLKSKINRIMEMCDFAKGTHAYKAVLNILETYPRDELVQAREAELLEVAMGVLQVQERDMCRIFVRKDAYGRFFSCMVYVPRERYNTALRRETQRILANAFNSDDKVEFTTFFSESTLARTHYTVRVTDNNIEYNVKDIENNLIEAARTWEDRLQSALLESAGEARGKELNRKYAQAFASAYKDQVLPSAAVVDIEKLELLNDENKLEMLFYRPQEEANTNVVRLSLFHKDEPIHLSDVMPMLENFGLRVVGETPYSVKTTDGKVNWIMDFTMLIDNKGIADFDKVSARFRAALTNVWNNRLENDGFNRLVLMGGLTGREASILRAYAKYMRQIGVTFSQTYIESTFANYPHIASQIVNLFTKKFSVKNPGSEKTLEKLVAQVNLELENVANLDDDRIIRLYVDMINATLRTNFFQKEADGQFKSYVSFKVQPSMIPEMPLPLPAFEIFVYSPRVEGVHLRGGKVARGGLRWSDRREDFRTEVLGLVKAQQVKNTVIVPVGSKGGFVCKQLPTDREAFFKEGQECYKIFIRGLLDITDNIERGEIVPPVDVVRHDEDDPYLVVAADKGTATFSDIANGIANEYNFWLGDAFASGGSVGYDHKKMGITAKGAWESVKRHFREMDIDCQTTDFTVVAIGDMAGDVFGNGMLLSKHIRLQVAFNHMHIFVDPNPDAATSYPERERLFNLPRSSWEDYNKDLISQGGGVFSRAAKSISLSPEMKKMLGTKKASMTPNELIKAALMMEFDLLWNGGIGTYIKNSKETDADVGDRANDALRINGSELGAKILGEGGNLGATQLGRIEFAAKGGRVNTDFIDNVGGVACSDNEVNIKILLNGLVAEGDLTRKQRDELLYAMTDEVSQLVLKDCYRQTHTLSITQSKGTSTLKEKVRFIHALEKDGKLNRAIEFIPTDEELAERAAAGKDLTRPELSVLVSYAKMVLKESLVVDEITENPYYRQLLVNSFPVPLREKFNDAMDNHPLRKEIIATKLANNIVNDMGLNFMVRMHEETGANEAEIALCYSIAKEVFQMPETWSSIVALDNKIPAAVQTEMLYQLRRTVRRATRWFLRHRNKAQTIEQAIEFFAPTFADLSENLNSYMVEKESERLVKAAEKLIDSNVPKALATRVVSLSSLFSVMDLAEIANNSERSIAMVSNTYFKLGARMGLHWFLDQITNQPVANHWQALARASYREELDWQQRTLSAVVLNSFAADSKDIDAQIDEWMDNQDLLLQRWKQMLSEFKTSQSHDFAKFSVALRELMLLSHNCDTSK; translated from the coding sequence ATGACACGAAATGAAGGGCAAGCCTCGGTTATCTTAGATAATGTCTGTAAGCTGATCCAGAAAAAAGTTCACGCTGATAATGTGTTACTCGTTGAGAAATTCGCCAAAGCCTTGTACAGCAATATGTCTAAAGAGGATTTGGCACATCGCAACGATAGTGACTTATATGGCGCTGCACTAAGCCTATGGAACTCGCTAGAAAAAAATAACTCTGATGACGCGGTTGTCCGTGTCTTCAATCCAGAAGTAGCAAAAGATGGCTGGCAGTCATCGCACACTATTGTTGAAATCATCGCGAAAGACATGCCTTTCTTAGTTGATTCTGTGCGTATGGCCATGACTCGCGAAAACATCTCTTCTCACTTATTACTTCACTCTCCACTGAAAATCCAACGTGACAAAAATGCTAAAATCACGGGTATTTCAAGCTTAAAAGCAGAGCAAGAATCAACGTCAACAAAAACGGTGTTCTTTATCGAGATTGATCGCCAAACAGATGCAAAAGTTATTGAGTCTTTCAAAAAAGAACTTGAGTCTGTGTTAGTTGACGTATCTATCGCTGTAGAAGATTGGCAGCCAATTCGTGAAAAGCTAATTGCTGTAACGAAGGATTTACCTAAGCGTCATCATAATAATAACGAAAGTGAAGTTGCTGAAACGGTTGAGTTTTTAGACTGGTTAGCAAAAGATAACTTTACCCTAATGGGTTATCGTGAGTATGAACTGTCGCCTGTACAGGGTGATTATCAATTAAAAGGTAAAAAAGGTACTAGCCTTGGTCTGATGAAAAACACAGACGAAGAGCACAGCCGTTTACTTTCTGAATTACCAGAAGTTGCACGTCAAGAAGCGCGTAGCAATAATTTACTGATTTTAACGAAAACTAATTCAGTGTCTCGTGTTCACCGTCCTGCTTATATTGACTATGTGGGTATCAAGCGTTTTGACGAGGAAGGTAATGTAATTGGTGAAGACCGTTTCCTTGGTTTATTCTCTTCGAGCTTCTACAACAACAGCGCCGCTGATGTTCCGGTACTGAAAAGTAAAATTAATCGCATTATGGAAATGTGTGACTTTGCTAAAGGCACCCATGCTTATAAAGCGGTATTAAATATCCTAGAAACATATCCACGTGATGAACTTGTGCAAGCACGTGAAGCCGAACTACTTGAAGTTGCTATGGGCGTACTACAAGTACAAGAGCGTGATATGTGCCGTATTTTTGTGCGTAAAGACGCATATGGCCGTTTCTTCTCTTGCATGGTCTATGTACCGCGTGAGCGCTATAACACGGCACTACGTCGTGAAACGCAACGTATCTTAGCTAACGCATTTAATTCTGACGACAAAGTCGAATTTACTACTTTCTTCTCTGAGTCAACATTAGCCCGTACTCATTATACGGTGCGTGTGACTGACAATAATATTGAATATAACGTGAAAGACATCGAAAACAACCTAATTGAAGCTGCCCGTACTTGGGAAGATAGACTCCAGTCTGCACTACTTGAGAGTGCAGGTGAAGCACGCGGTAAAGAACTAAACCGTAAATATGCACAAGCATTTGCAAGTGCATATAAAGATCAGGTTTTACCAAGTGCTGCGGTTGTTGATATCGAGAAACTTGAGCTTCTTAATGACGAAAACAAACTAGAAATGTTGTTCTATCGTCCACAAGAAGAAGCAAATACCAATGTTGTTCGTTTAAGCTTATTCCATAAAGATGAGCCAATCCACTTATCTGACGTCATGCCAATGTTAGAAAACTTTGGCTTACGTGTAGTGGGTGAAACGCCTTACTCAGTTAAAACGACAGACGGTAAAGTTAATTGGATCATGGATTTCACCATGCTAATTGACAATAAGGGCATTGCTGACTTTGATAAAGTATCTGCTCGTTTCCGTGCTGCGCTTACTAATGTTTGGAATAACCGTTTAGAAAACGATGGTTTCAACCGTTTAGTATTAATGGGTGGTTTAACCGGTCGTGAAGCGTCTATTCTTCGTGCATACGCTAAATACATGCGTCAAATTGGTGTAACTTTCTCGCAGACTTACATCGAAAGCACATTTGCAAATTACCCACATATTGCTTCGCAAATCGTTAACTTATTCACTAAAAAGTTCTCAGTTAAGAACCCTGGTAGTGAGAAGACGCTTGAGAAGCTAGTTGCACAAGTAAATCTTGAACTAGAAAACGTAGCAAACCTAGATGATGACCGTATCATCCGTTTATACGTTGATATGATCAATGCAACTCTTAGAACGAACTTCTTCCAAAAAGAAGCGGATGGCCAATTTAAGTCATATGTATCGTTCAAGGTTCAGCCTTCTATGATCCCAGAAATGCCATTACCACTGCCTGCGTTTGAGATCTTCGTATACTCGCCGCGCGTTGAAGGTGTGCATTTACGTGGTGGTAAAGTTGCACGTGGTGGCCTACGTTGGTCTGACCGTCGTGAAGACTTCCGTACTGAGGTACTGGGTCTTGTTAAAGCGCAACAAGTTAAAAACACGGTTATCGTGCCAGTAGGTTCGAAAGGTGGTTTCGTATGTAAACAGCTACCGACTGACCGTGAAGCATTCTTCAAAGAAGGCCAAGAGTGTTACAAAATTTTCATCCGTGGTTTATTAGATATCACAGATAACATCGAACGTGGTGAGATTGTTCCGCCAGTTGATGTTGTTCGTCATGATGAAGATGACCCGTATTTAGTTGTTGCTGCCGATAAAGGTACTGCGACTTTCTCTGATATCGCAAACGGCATCGCAAATGAATATAACTTCTGGCTAGGTGATGCATTCGCATCAGGTGGCTCAGTAGGTTATGACCATAAGAAAATGGGTATCACTGCAAAAGGTGCGTGGGAGTCTGTTAAGCGTCACTTCCGTGAAATGGATATTGACTGTCAAACAACTGATTTCACTGTTGTAGCTATCGGCGACATGGCGGGTGACGTATTTGGTAACGGTATGTTGCTTTCTAAGCACATTCGCTTACAAGTGGCGTTCAACCACATGCACATCTTTGTTGATCCAAACCCAGATGCTGCAACATCTTACCCTGAGCGTGAGCGTTTATTTAATTTACCGCGTTCTTCTTGGGAAGATTACAACAAAGACCTTATTTCACAAGGTGGTGGTGTATTCTCTCGTGCGGCTAAATCAATTAGCTTAAGCCCTGAAATGAAGAAAATGCTTGGCACTAAAAAAGCGAGCATGACACCTAACGAATTAATCAAAGCAGCTCTAATGATGGAGTTTGATTTACTTTGGAATGGTGGTATCGGTACTTACATCAAGAACTCTAAAGAGACTGATGCAGATGTTGGTGACCGCGCAAATGATGCACTTCGTATTAACGGTTCTGAGCTTGGTGCGAAGATCTTAGGCGAGGGTGGTAACTTAGGTGCTACACAATTAGGTCGTATCGAATTTGCAGCTAAAGGTGGTCGTGTTAACACTGACTTCATCGATAACGTAGGTGGTGTTGCGTGTTCAGATAACGAAGTAAACATTAAGATCTTACTTAATGGCTTAGTTGCTGAAGGTGACTTAACGCGTAAACAACGTGATGAGCTACTTTATGCTATGACCGATGAAGTATCGCAGCTGGTTCTTAAAGATTGTTATCGTCAAACGCATACCTTATCGATTACACAGTCAAAAGGCACATCAACACTTAAAGAAAAAGTACGTTTTATCCATGCCCTTGAAAAAGATGGCAAGTTAAATCGTGCAATTGAGTTCATTCCAACTGATGAAGAACTTGCAGAGCGCGCAGCAGCGGGTAAAGATTTAACTCGTCCAGAACTATCTGTACTAGTTTCTTACGCGAAAATGGTACTTAAAGAGTCTTTAGTGGTTGATGAAATCACTGAAAACCCTTATTACCGTCAGTTATTGGTTAATTCATTCCCGGTACCACTTCGTGAGAAGTTCAACGATGCAATGGATAACCACCCACTTCGTAAAGAAATTATCGCAACAAAACTTGCCAATAATATTGTTAACGATATGGGCCTTAACTTCATGGTTCGTATGCACGAAGAAACAGGTGCTAACGAAGCAGAAATCGCGCTTTGCTATTCAATTGCAAAAGAAGTGTTCCAGATGCCAGAAACATGGTCATCAATTGTTGCACTTGATAATAAGATCCCAGCAGCTGTACAAACAGAAATGCTCTATCAGTTACGTCGTACGGTTCGTCGTGCAACACGTTGGTTCTTACGTCATCGCAATAAAGCACAAACGATTGAGCAAGCAATTGAGTTCTTTGCACCAACATTTGCTGATTTAAGTGAAAACTTAAATAGCTACATGGTTGAAAAAGAAAGCGAGCGTTTGGTTAAAGCAGCTGAGAAGCTAATTGATAGCAATGTACCAAAAGCACTTGCGACACGAGTTGTGTCTCTATCAAGCCTATTCTCTGTAATGGACTTAGCCGAAATTGCTAATAATTCAGAGCGTAGCATTGCTATGGTATCTAACACGTACTTCAAGTTGGGTGCGCGTATGGGCTTACATTGGTTCCTTGACCAAATTACTAACCAACCGGTTGCAAATCACTGGCAAGCACTTGCTCGTGCTTCTTACCGTGAAGAGCTTGATTGGCAACAACGTACATTATCGGCTGTGGTACTTAATAGCTTTGCAGCAGACAGCAAAGACATAGATGCACAAATTGATGAGTGGATGGATAACCAAGATCTACTTCTACAACGTTGGAAACAGATGCTATCTGAATTCAAAACATCACAAAGCCATGATTTTGCGAAGTTCTCAGTAGCACTTCGTGAACTAATGTTGTTAAGCCACAACTGTGACACTTCCAAATAA
- a CDS encoding MMPL family transporter, which produces MRGLLDFLERAVFRHRLFAIISFALITCFLLFKATQIQLDASFNKNIPLNHEYMKVYTKHEKQFGGANSILISVCDADGDIFNEEFFTQLKAVHDQLYFIPGVNRPLVNSIFAPSARFVEVVEDGFAGGPIIPANFTADKRGLAVVKENIEKAKVVGRMIASDYSCAMVTAQLLETDPQTQEKLDTLAFAEKLETQVREPLSTDKVSIHIIGFAKMAGDVAEGAKGVLLFFAIAIAFTFVMVWLFCHSLKLTILPIACSIIAVVWQLGLLSTLGFGLDPMSILVPFLVFAIGVSHGVQMINDIGKKVTSGSSTRVCCQASFRALLIPGGIALLSDTIGFLTLLTIDIGIIRELAITASLGVAVIIFTNLVLLPVWASYMRFEGSVHIQAGTHSDKPNFLDKLRELLVKATDRRTAGLIIVLTAILFAVGYWQADKMRIGDLHAGAPSLHQDARYNQDTFLISDKYTISSDILKVIVEAYPAACTEHDVMERISRFQWQMENVAGVQSAVSLSSVAQSVNAGFNEGNLKWQSLPRNTASLVQATSRVETSSGLLDGNCSVMPVIIFLNDHKAETIDHVVAKVKEFAKAEETDELKFKLASGPVGVMAATNESVSAAQLPMMLYVYGAVILLCLISFRSVKATVAVVLPLYIVSTLAQALMVQLEIGLTVSTLPVIALGVGIGVDYGIYILSSMMGQLKQGVALEVAYRNALAERGSAVLFTGITLAIGVSTWIFSDLKFQVDMGILLTFMFLVNMLGAVLLLPAIGSFLWTDQKK; this is translated from the coding sequence ATGCGTGGTTTATTAGACTTTTTAGAAAGAGCGGTGTTTCGTCATCGCTTGTTCGCAATTATTTCCTTTGCTTTGATCACCTGTTTTTTATTATTCAAAGCAACACAAATTCAATTAGACGCCTCGTTTAATAAAAATATCCCTCTTAATCATGAATACATGAAAGTATACACCAAACACGAAAAGCAATTTGGTGGTGCAAATAGCATTTTAATTTCGGTGTGTGATGCAGACGGTGATATTTTCAATGAAGAATTTTTTACCCAACTAAAAGCAGTTCATGACCAGCTTTATTTTATTCCAGGTGTTAACCGCCCATTAGTTAATTCAATCTTTGCCCCGAGTGCACGTTTTGTTGAAGTTGTTGAAGATGGCTTCGCTGGTGGTCCAATTATTCCGGCTAACTTCACAGCTGATAAACGTGGTCTTGCAGTTGTAAAAGAAAACATCGAAAAAGCAAAAGTGGTCGGCCGTATGATCGCTAGTGACTACTCGTGTGCAATGGTAACAGCCCAGTTACTCGAGACTGATCCGCAAACACAAGAAAAACTTGATACATTAGCCTTTGCTGAAAAACTAGAAACACAAGTTCGTGAACCGTTAAGTACTGATAAAGTCAGTATCCATATTATTGGTTTTGCTAAGATGGCAGGGGATGTAGCAGAGGGTGCTAAAGGCGTACTGTTATTTTTTGCAATCGCGATTGCTTTTACCTTTGTGATGGTTTGGCTGTTCTGCCACTCTTTAAAACTGACAATTTTACCGATTGCCTGTTCAATCATTGCCGTTGTTTGGCAGTTAGGTTTGTTATCAACCTTGGGCTTTGGCTTAGACCCTATGTCAATTTTGGTGCCGTTTTTAGTGTTTGCGATTGGCGTAAGTCATGGTGTGCAAATGATCAATGACATCGGTAAAAAAGTGACGTCAGGAAGCTCAACCCGGGTGTGTTGTCAGGCAAGCTTTAGAGCACTTTTGATCCCAGGTGGTATCGCGCTGCTATCAGACACAATTGGCTTTTTAACCTTACTCACAATTGATATTGGTATTATTCGTGAACTTGCCATCACCGCAAGTTTAGGTGTGGCGGTAATTATTTTCACAAACCTCGTATTGTTACCAGTGTGGGCATCGTATATGCGCTTTGAAGGCTCTGTGCATATTCAAGCAGGAACACACTCAGACAAACCGAATTTCTTAGATAAATTGCGTGAACTGTTAGTAAAAGCGACGGACCGTAGAACCGCCGGTTTAATTATTGTGCTTACAGCGATATTATTTGCAGTGGGTTATTGGCAAGCTGACAAAATGCGCATTGGTGATTTACACGCAGGTGCGCCATCTTTGCACCAAGATGCCCGCTACAACCAAGACACCTTTTTGATTTCTGATAAATACACCATTTCATCAGATATCCTGAAAGTGATTGTAGAAGCGTATCCTGCTGCTTGTACTGAGCATGATGTGATGGAGCGTATTAGTCGTTTCCAATGGCAGATGGAAAACGTTGCAGGGGTGCAATCAGCAGTGAGTTTAAGCTCAGTTGCGCAATCTGTGAATGCCGGCTTCAACGAAGGTAACCTTAAATGGCAAAGCCTGCCGCGCAACACGGCAAGTTTAGTGCAAGCTACTTCACGCGTTGAAACAAGCTCAGGTTTACTCGATGGTAACTGCTCTGTAATGCCAGTGATTATTTTCTTAAATGACCACAAAGCAGAAACTATTGACCATGTGGTAGCGAAAGTTAAAGAGTTTGCTAAGGCTGAAGAAACGGATGAGTTGAAGTTTAAGTTAGCATCGGGACCTGTGGGTGTAATGGCCGCAACCAACGAATCTGTATCAGCTGCACAGCTACCTATGATGCTTTACGTTTACGGCGCCGTAATCCTGCTATGCTTAATTAGCTTTAGAAGTGTTAAGGCAACGGTTGCGGTTGTATTACCTCTGTATATCGTATCAACTTTAGCGCAAGCCTTGATGGTACAACTTGAAATAGGTTTAACGGTATCGACACTACCAGTTATCGCTTTAGGTGTTGGTATTGGTGTTGATTATGGGATTTATATACTGTCATCAATGATGGGGCAGCTAAAACAAGGTGTGGCACTCGAAGTGGCTTATCGCAATGCATTAGCAGAGCGTGGTAGCGCAGTGTTATTCACGGGTATTACCTTAGCCATTGGTGTTAGCACATGGATTTTCTCTGATCTGAAGTTCCAAGTAGATATGGGTATTCTTTTGACCTTCATGTTTTTGGTTAACATGCTGGGCGCAGTACTACTTTTACCTGCAATTGGTAGCTTCCTCTGGACTGACCAGAAAAAATAA
- a CDS encoding YCF48-related protein, whose protein sequence is MKYLLYACLAYSASCFSQDMPTPQQAISAVNANKTLLTDIELVGEKLVAVGKHGVVITSTDAQTWQQASVPTQVLLTAVDFYNDELGWACGHDATIINTVDAAKTWQLQQSLPNMDKPCLDILFTSENHGYAVGAYGMFFETTDGGQTWQKRFLDSLLFEDDRDYLNDLKETDPEGYELETASILPHFNRIVKTKDRLILAGEMGLMAESVDNGQTWQRLEEIYMGSFFTFASTADQGGEDLVAGLRGNIFTRQANSDQWLPIQNTNYATVNSAINHNNEWLLFANSGVIFHVKGDQLSEEQMADGKSLLDGVVFQDKLIMASENGIKVKELNP, encoded by the coding sequence ATGAAGTATTTGCTTTATGCCTGTCTTGCTTATAGTGCTTCATGTTTTTCTCAAGACATGCCCACACCGCAACAAGCGATTAGTGCCGTTAATGCAAACAAAACTCTACTCACTGACATCGAATTGGTCGGTGAAAAACTGGTTGCTGTTGGTAAACATGGTGTGGTTATCACTAGTACTGACGCACAAACATGGCAGCAAGCCAGTGTACCAACTCAAGTATTACTCACCGCGGTTGATTTTTATAATGACGAATTAGGCTGGGCTTGTGGCCACGATGCCACTATTATCAACACCGTGGATGCTGCTAAAACTTGGCAGTTACAACAATCTTTACCAAACATGGATAAACCATGTTTAGATATTCTTTTTACATCTGAAAACCATGGTTATGCAGTGGGTGCATACGGCATGTTTTTTGAAACCACTGATGGTGGCCAAACATGGCAGAAACGTTTTTTAGATAGCTTGTTATTTGAAGATGATCGCGACTATTTGAATGATTTAAAAGAAACAGATCCTGAAGGATATGAGCTTGAGACCGCATCAATTTTGCCGCATTTTAATCGTATAGTGAAAACTAAAGACCGGTTAATCTTAGCAGGTGAAATGGGGCTAATGGCCGAAAGTGTTGATAATGGCCAAACATGGCAACGTCTTGAAGAGATTTATATGGGCTCTTTCTTTACGTTTGCGTCAACTGCAGATCAGGGTGGTGAAGACCTAGTTGCAGGTCTGCGTGGCAATATATTTACTCGTCAAGCAAATAGTGATCAGTGGTTACCAATTCAAAACACTAATTATGCCACCGTCAACAGCGCAATAAACCACAATAACGAATGGCTTTTATTTGCCAATAGTGGAGTTATTTTTCATGTTAAGGGTGATCAATTATCAGAAGAGCAAATGGCCGATGGCAAATCATTGCTCGACGGTGTTGTGTTTCAAGACAAACTAATTATGGCTTCAGAAAATGGCATTAAAGTGAAGGAGTTGAATCCGTAA
- a CDS encoding DUF1329 domain-containing protein, with protein sequence MIRKPTLIAAAFCSVFASSSVLAKITADEAARLGNDLTPIGAEKAANKDGSIPAWTGGITTPPADYKPGMHHPDPFADDKVLFTIDKSNVDKYKEYLSPGQVELFNTYPDTFKMNIYPTRRSASYPQFVYDATKKYATTAELVEGGNGIKNTAVGVPFPIPKDGLEAIWNHLLRFRGLSIERSGGQAAPTASGSYNYVGFEEQLLVEYSSPDATPEKLQESNILFKFKQKVTEPARLAGTALLVHETMDQILTPRQAWTYNSGQRRVRRAPNVAYDAPGTAADSLRTTDDFDMFNGSPNRYNWTLKGKQELYIPYNSYKLHSDKLSYDDILQAGHINPEYVRYEKHRVWVVEANLKEGTRHIYKKRVFYIDEDSWQVHVTDIYDNRDQMYRVAMAHGLNYYEVPTHWSTLEVYHDLNSRRYLAIGLDNQEKMYDFSQSFNDNEFTSSALRREGR encoded by the coding sequence ATTATTAGAAAACCTACCCTCATTGCTGCAGCTTTTTGTAGCGTTTTCGCAAGCTCTAGTGTACTTGCAAAAATTACTGCTGATGAAGCAGCACGTTTAGGTAATGACTTAACGCCAATTGGCGCAGAAAAAGCAGCTAACAAAGATGGTTCTATTCCAGCTTGGACGGGTGGTATCACAACCCCTCCTGCAGATTATAAACCAGGCATGCACCACCCAGACCCATTCGCTGATGATAAAGTGTTGTTCACCATCGATAAGTCAAACGTTGATAAATATAAAGAGTACTTGAGCCCTGGTCAGGTTGAATTATTCAACACTTATCCAGACACGTTTAAGATGAACATTTATCCAACGCGTCGTAGCGCGTCTTATCCGCAGTTTGTTTATGATGCGACTAAAAAATACGCCACGACAGCCGAGTTAGTTGAAGGTGGTAACGGTATTAAAAACACAGCTGTGGGTGTACCTTTCCCAATTCCTAAAGATGGTTTAGAAGCAATTTGGAATCACCTTTTACGTTTCCGTGGTTTATCAATTGAACGCTCTGGTGGTCAAGCAGCACCAACAGCGTCAGGCTCATATAATTATGTTGGTTTTGAAGAACAACTTTTAGTTGAATATTCATCACCAGATGCAACGCCAGAAAAACTGCAAGAATCTAATATCTTGTTTAAGTTTAAGCAAAAAGTAACTGAGCCAGCTCGTCTAGCAGGTACTGCGTTATTAGTTCATGAAACTATGGACCAAATCTTAACGCCACGCCAAGCATGGACATACAACTCAGGTCAGCGTCGAGTTCGTCGTGCACCTAATGTTGCATATGATGCACCAGGAACAGCGGCTGATAGCTTACGTACCACTGATGACTTTGATATGTTCAACGGTTCTCCTAACCGTTACAACTGGACATTAAAAGGTAAGCAAGAGCTTTATATTCCATATAACAGCTATAAACTTCACAGCGATAAGTTAAGCTATGATGATATCTTGCAAGCTGGTCACATTAACCCTGAATATGTTCGTTACGAAAAGCACCGTGTTTGGGTTGTAGAAGCAAACCTGAAAGAAGGTACGCGTCATATTTATAAGAAACGTGTTTTCTATATTGATGAAGATAGCTGGCAAGTACATGTAACGGATATTTATGATAACCGTGACCAAATGTATCGTGTAGCAATGGCACATGGTCTTAACTACTATGAAGTACCGACTCATTGGAGTACGTTAGAAGTTTATCATGACCTTAACTCACGTCGTTACCTAGCAATTGGTTTAGATAACCAAGAAAAAATGTATGATTTCTCACAATCATTCAATGATAACGAGTTCACTTCAAGCGCTTTACGCCGCGAAGGTCGTTAA